One Fusobacterium nucleatum genomic window carries:
- a CDS encoding NUDIX domain-containing protein: protein MITTLCYLEKDNKYLMLHRTKKENDINKNKWLGVGGKLERSETPEQCLFREVKEETGLTLVDYIHRGIVIFNFNDDEPLYMYLYTSKNFVGEVQECSEGDLKWIDKSEIYRLNLWEGDKIFLDLLNKDTSFFYLTLDYENDNLISSDLKFKEGDFTCFEVFVPENYVKDIVKALSRYDLLKEGSYTDVYALIDVEGHWTTLEGAKAFIGEVGKESVEKEKLMKFRVKKEFADLTYYLIKKVHPYEVPVINIF from the coding sequence ATGATTACAACCTTATGTTATTTAGAGAAAGATAATAAATATCTTATGTTACATAGAACTAAAAAAGAAAATGATATAAATAAAAATAAGTGGTTGGGTGTTGGTGGAAAATTAGAAAGAAGTGAAACACCTGAGCAATGTTTATTTAGAGAAGTTAAAGAAGAAACAGGTTTAACTCTTGTAGACTATATTCATAGAGGAATAGTAATTTTTAATTTTAATGATGATGAACCTCTTTATATGTATTTATATACTTCAAAAAATTTTGTAGGAGAAGTTCAAGAATGTTCTGAAGGAGATTTAAAATGGATAGATAAATCTGAAATCTATCGTCTTAATCTTTGGGAAGGAGATAAAATATTTTTAGATTTACTTAATAAAGATACTTCTTTTTTCTATCTAACATTAGATTATGAAAATGATAATCTAATTTCTTCTGATTTAAAATTTAAGGAAGGTGATTTTACTTGTTTTGAAGTTTTTGTTCCTGAAAACTATGTTAAAGATATTGTTAAGGCTCTATCAAGATATGATTTATTAAAAGAAGGATCTTATACTGATGTCTATGCTTTAATAGATGTTGAAGGGCATTGGACAACTCTTGAAGGTGCTAAGGCATTCATTGGAGAAGTTGGAAAAGAAAGTGTTGAAAAAGAAAAATTAATGAAATTTAGAGTAAAAAAAGAATTTGCTGATTTAACTTACTATTTAATAAAAAAAGTACATCCTTATGAGGTGCCAGTCATCAATATTTTTTAA
- a CDS encoding cob(I)yrinic acid a,c-diamide adenosyltransferase encodes MQKGYTQIYTGNGKGKTTAALGLITRAVGSNFKIFFCQFLKGRDYGELHTLKKFETVTHERYGRGVFIRSKEYVTDEDKKLMREGYESLKNALLSREYDIVIADEILGTLRYDLISIDEIKFLIENKPETTELVLTGRNAPDELIEMADLVTEMKEVKHYFQKGVMARKGIEK; translated from the coding sequence ATGCAAAAAGGATATACTCAAATATATACTGGAAATGGAAAAGGAAAAACTACTGCTGCCTTAGGGCTTATAACAAGAGCAGTTGGTAGTAACTTTAAAATATTTTTCTGTCAATTTTTAAAAGGTAGAGATTATGGAGAACTTCATACATTAAAAAAGTTTGAAACTGTTACTCATGAAAGATATGGTAGAGGAGTTTTTATAAGAAGTAAAGAATATGTAACTGATGAAGATAAAAAACTTATGAGAGAAGGTTATGAAAGTTTGAAAAATGCTCTTTTAAGTAGGGAATATGATATAGTTATAGCTGATGAAATCTTGGGCACATTAAGATATGATTTAATATCTATTGATGAGATAAAATTTTTAATTGAAAATAAACCTGAAACAACTGAACTTGTTTTAACAGGAAGAAATGCTCCAGATGAACTTATTGAAATGGCAGATTTAGTAACTGAAATGAAAGAGGTTAAACATTACTTCCAAAAAGGTGTTATGGCAAGAAAAGGTATAGAAAAATAG
- the tnpA gene encoding IS200/IS605 family transposase, with the protein MLNINFGRGYVYSIQYHIVWCVKYRRKVLIDDIEKTLKELLIEISNENNIKIIEMETDLDHIHILIECSPQHFIPNILKIFKGISARKLFLKHPEIKNKLWNGHLWNPSYFVATVSENTEEQIKRYIQTQKER; encoded by the coding sequence ATGTTAAATATTAATTTTGGAAGAGGATATGTGTATTCAATTCAATATCATATAGTGTGGTGTGTAAAATATAGAAGGAAAGTATTAATTGATGATATTGAAAAAACTTTAAAAGAATTATTAATTGAAATTTCTAATGAAAATAATATAAAAATAATAGAAATGGAAACAGATTTAGACCATATTCATATATTAATTGAGTGTAGTCCTCAGCATTTCATACCTAATATTTTGAAAATATTCAAAGGAATTTCTGCAAGAAAACTTTTTTTAAAACATCCCGAGATAAAAAATAAGTTATGGAATGGACACTTATGGAACCCTAGTTATTTTGTTGCAACTGTTTCAGAAAATACTGAAGAACAAATAAAAAGATATATCCAAACTCAAAAAGAAAGATGA
- a CDS encoding transposase, which yields MANCVLTLALKTELWQEHILEKRLNIARMIYNSCLSEILKRHRKMINSSEYKGISNLDKKKQSKRYKELDKEYLISKFELNKYVKPMTQKFKKNIGSQMGQELAERAFATYEKFKYGKAKKVYFKSYGNFYSVREKGNITGLRFFKEDCCISWLGLKIPVIIKNNDKYAQSCFLNKLLYCRLLKRVVNGKNKYYVQITFEGTPPKKHKVGGENEIGIDIGTSTIAIVSDNKVELKILAENIEINEKEKIRLQRKLDRQRRANNPNKYNTDGTINIENKEKWKKSKSYVKTKLKLSNLQRKIAEKRKQSHNILANSILEIGTIVKVENMNFKALQRRSKKTEISEKTGKFKKKKRFGKSLSNRAPALLIEIINRKLEYIGKNIIKIDTFKVKASQLNHSTNEYEKKSLSKRWVEILGNKIQRDLYSAFLIKNVKENLEEVNIEKAQKEFKNFVKLHKEEIERIKKGNVKTLKCMGF from the coding sequence ATGGCGAATTGTGTATTGACATTAGCTTTAAAAACTGAACTATGGCAAGAACATATTTTAGAAAAGAGACTAAACATAGCCAGAATGATATATAATTCTTGCCTTAGTGAAATTCTTAAAAGACATAGAAAAATGATAAATTCTTCTGAATATAAAGGAATCAGTAATTTAGATAAAAAAAAGCAATCTAAAAGATATAAAGAATTAGATAAAGAATATTTAATATCTAAATTTGAATTAAATAAATATGTGAAACCTATGACACAAAAATTTAAAAAGAATATAGGATCTCAAATGGGACAAGAATTAGCTGAAAGAGCTTTTGCGACTTATGAAAAATTTAAGTATGGTAAAGCTAAAAAAGTATATTTTAAAAGTTATGGAAATTTCTATTCTGTTAGAGAAAAAGGGAATATTACAGGACTTAGATTTTTTAAAGAAGATTGTTGCATATCTTGGTTAGGCTTAAAGATTCCTGTAATAATAAAAAATAATGATAAATATGCACAAAGTTGTTTTTTAAATAAGTTATTGTATTGTAGATTACTTAAGAGGGTTGTAAATGGAAAAAATAAATACTATGTTCAAATAACTTTTGAGGGGACACCTCCTAAAAAACATAAAGTTGGTGGAGAAAATGAAATTGGAATTGATATAGGAACTTCAACAATAGCAATCGTTAGTGATAATAAAGTAGAATTAAAGATTTTAGCTGAAAATATAGAAATAAATGAAAAAGAAAAAATAAGGCTACAAAGAAAGCTAGATAGACAGAGAAGAGCAAACAATCCTAATAAATACAATACTGATGGTACTATTAATATAGAAAATAAAGAAAAATGGAAAAAGAGCAAATCATATGTAAAAACAAAGTTAAAACTTTCAAATTTACAGAGAAAAATCGCAGAGAAAAGGAAACAATCTCATAATATTTTAGCGAATAGTATACTAGAAATTGGAACAATAGTAAAAGTTGAAAATATGAATTTTAAAGCTTTACAGAGAAGAAGCAAGAAAACTGAAATATCTGAAAAAACTGGAAAATTTAAAAAGAAAAAGAGATTTGGAAAATCTTTATCAAATAGAGCACCTGCATTATTAATTGAAATAATAAATAGAAAATTAGAATATATTGGAAAAAATATAATAAAAATTGATACTTTTAAAGTAAAAGCTAGTCAACTAAATCATAGTACAAATGAATATGAAAAGAAAAGTCTATCAAAAAGATGGGTAGAAATATTAGGAAATAAAATACAAAGAGATTTGTATTCTGCATTTTTAATAAAGAATGTAAAAGAAAATTTAGAAGAAGTAAATATAGAAAAAGCACAAAAAGAATTTAAAAATTTTGTTAAATTGCATAAAGAAGAAATTGAAAGAATAAAAAAAGGAAATGTAAAAACATTAAAATGTATGGGATTTTAA
- a CDS encoding MATE family efflux transporter: MLDKASFRKTVFAFLLPIAIQNLINVAVSSTDVIMLGRYSEVALSASSLASQIQFILILLFFGIGSGATVLTAQYWGKKDIKSIEKILAIGIKIAFGLSLLFFIFAFFFSRNAMSLFTNDETTILEGVKYLKIVSFSYLTTSISIVYLVTMRSVERVTISTITYATSFVSNFIINYLLIFGNFGFARMGIEGAAIGTLVARLVELGIVFYYNSKNHHFVSIKWKYIKSLDPILKKDFIKYSAPTMMNELLWAGGTAAGIAILGRLGNSIVAANSITSVVRQLAMVFAFGLANTAAIMVGKEIGKKDFHTAEIYAKKLLLYSFLSCLFTVALLFIAKPFIIKKFALNSEVEDYLNLTLNILFYYIPLQSISAVLIVGVFRAGGDTKFALVADVLPLWFGSVLISAIAAFYLNLPAKLVYILIMSDEIIKQPLIIWRYKSKKWINNVTRELN; the protein is encoded by the coding sequence ATGTTAGACAAAGCTTCTTTTAGAAAAACAGTATTTGCTTTTTTACTTCCTATAGCAATACAAAATTTAATCAATGTTGCTGTATCAAGTACTGATGTTATTATGCTTGGAAGATATAGTGAGGTTGCATTATCTGCTTCTTCACTTGCAAGTCAAATACAATTTATTTTAATTTTATTATTTTTTGGTATAGGTTCTGGTGCAACAGTTTTAACTGCACAGTATTGGGGAAAAAAAGATATAAAATCCATAGAAAAAATTCTAGCTATTGGTATAAAAATAGCTTTTGGTTTAAGCTTACTTTTCTTTATATTTGCATTTTTCTTTTCAAGAAATGCTATGAGCTTATTTACTAATGATGAAACTACTATTCTGGAAGGAGTTAAATATTTAAAAATAGTTAGTTTTTCATATTTAACAACTTCTATTTCTATTGTTTATTTGGTTACTATGAGAAGTGTTGAAAGGGTTACTATATCAACAATTACTTATGCAACTTCATTTGTCAGTAACTTTATAATTAACTACCTTTTAATTTTTGGAAATTTTGGTTTTGCTAGAATGGGAATTGAAGGAGCAGCAATAGGAACTCTTGTTGCAAGACTTGTTGAACTTGGAATAGTATTTTATTATAACTCTAAAAATCATCATTTTGTTTCAATAAAATGGAAATATATAAAAAGTTTAGACCCTATTTTAAAAAAGGATTTTATAAAATACTCAGCCCCTACTATGATGAATGAACTTCTATGGGCAGGTGGGACAGCTGCAGGAATTGCTATCTTAGGTAGATTAGGAAATTCTATTGTCGCAGCTAACTCTATAACTTCTGTTGTCAGGCAATTAGCAATGGTTTTTGCTTTTGGACTTGCAAATACAGCTGCAATTATGGTTGGAAAAGAAATTGGTAAAAAAGATTTCCATACAGCAGAAATTTATGCAAAAAAACTTTTATTATATTCTTTTCTTTCTTGTTTATTTACTGTTGCTCTACTTTTTATTGCAAAACCTTTTATTATAAAAAAATTTGCTTTAAATTCAGAAGTAGAAGATTATTTAAATCTTACTTTAAATATTTTATTTTACTATATACCTTTACAAAGTATTTCAGCAGTTTTGATTGTTGGAGTTTTTAGAGCTGGAGGAGATACAAAATTTGCACTGGTTGCAGATGTTTTGCCTCTTTGGTTTGGTTCTGTGTTAATTTCAGCTATTGCAGCCTTCTATTTGAATTTACCTGCAAAGCTAGTTTATATCCTTATAATGTCAGATGAAATCATTAAACAACCTCTCATTATTTGGAGATATAAAAGTAAAAAATGGATTAATAATGTCACAAGAGAGTTGAATTGA
- the ispF gene encoding 2-C-methyl-D-erythritol 2,4-cyclodiphosphate synthase has translation MLRIGNGYDVHKLVEGRKLMLGGVEVPHTKGVLGHSDGDVLLHAITDAIIGALGLGDIGLHFPDNDENLKDIDSAILLKKINSIMKEKNYKIVNLDSIIVIQKPKLRPYIDSIRDNIAKILEIDSELINVKAKTEEKLGFTGDETGVKSYCIVLLEKEKC, from the coding sequence ATGTTAAGAATAGGTAATGGTTATGATGTTCATAAATTAGTTGAAGGTAGAAAATTGATGTTAGGTGGTGTAGAAGTTCCTCACACAAAAGGAGTTTTAGGACATTCTGATGGAGATGTACTTTTACATGCTATAACTGATGCAATAATTGGAGCATTAGGTTTGGGAGATATAGGACTACATTTTCCAGATAATGATGAAAATTTAAAAGATATTGATAGTGCTATCTTATTAAAAAAAATAAATAGCATTATGAAAGAAAAAAACTATAAGATAGTGAATTTAGACTCTATTATAGTTATACAAAAACCTAAATTAAGACCATATATAGATAGTATTAGAGATAATATTGCAAAAATTTTAGAAATTGATTCTGAACTTATAAATGTAAAGGCTAAGACTGAAGAAAAATTAGGTTTCACTGGTGATGAAACTGGTGTTAAATCTTACTGTATAGTCTTATTGGAGAAAGAGAAATGTTAG
- the rfaE1 gene encoding D-glycero-beta-D-manno-heptose-7-phosphate kinase has translation MISKLIENFKNIKIAVIGDLMLDEYIMGKVERISPEAPVPVVKVTEEKFVLGGAANVINNLAALGANVYCGGLVGKDKNAEKLINAFPKNVDCNLILKVENRPTIVKKRVIAGHQQLLRLDWEEEFYINEDEENIIIENLKNHIKELNAVILSDYNKGLLTKSLSQKIINLCRENNVIVTVDPKPENISNFVGASSITPNKKEAYAAVEANSSENIDIVGEKLKEKYNLDTVLVTRSEEGMTLYDKEIHNIPTYAKEVYDVTGAGDTVISVFTLAKAAGATWEEAAKIANTAGGIVVGKIGTSTVSEKELIETYNSIYNTGDVCKC, from the coding sequence ATGATAAGTAAATTAATAGAAAATTTCAAAAATATTAAAATTGCTGTTATTGGAGATTTAATGTTAGATGAATATATTATGGGAAAAGTGGAAAGAATTTCTCCCGAAGCACCTGTTCCTGTTGTTAAAGTTACAGAGGAAAAATTTGTTTTAGGTGGTGCTGCCAATGTTATTAATAACCTTGCTGCCTTAGGAGCTAATGTCTATTGTGGTGGACTTGTAGGAAAAGATAAAAATGCTGAAAAACTTATCAATGCTTTTCCTAAAAATGTTGATTGTAATTTAATTTTAAAAGTTGAAAATAGACCTACCATTGTAAAGAAAAGAGTAATAGCAGGGCATCAACAACTTTTAAGACTTGATTGGGAAGAAGAATTTTATATCAATGAAGATGAAGAAAATATAATAATAGAAAATCTTAAAAATCATATAAAAGAATTGAATGCAGTTATTTTATCTGATTACAATAAGGGACTTTTAACAAAATCTCTTTCACAAAAAATTATAAACTTATGTAGAGAAAATAATGTAATTGTTACTGTTGACCCTAAACCAGAAAATATTTCTAATTTTGTGGGAGCTTCTTCTATAACTCCAAATAAAAAAGAAGCTTATGCAGCAGTTGAAGCAAACTCATCAGAAAATATCGATATTGTGGGGGAAAAATTAAAAGAAAAATATAATTTAGATACTGTTTTAGTGACAAGAAGTGAAGAAGGAATGACTTTATATGATAAAGAAATACATAATATTCCTACTTATGCAAAAGAAGTCTACGATGTAACTGGTGCTGGGGATACAGTTATTTCAGTTTTTACTTTAGCAAAGGCTGCTGGAGCAACTTGGGAAGAGGCTGCGAAAATTGCTAATACTGCTGGGGGAATAGTAGTTGGAAAAATTGGTACTTCTACTGTTAGTGAAAAGGAATTGATTGAAACTTATAACAGTATATATAATACAGGAGATGTTTGTAAATGTTAA
- the eutJ gene encoding ethanolamine utilization protein EutJ, whose translation MNLDKANKYIKDFEKTIKKPKTNFDKSKFYVGVDLGTANIVITILDKDGKPVAGATQRSRVVRDGIVVDFMGAIGIVRKLKEDLEEKLGIEITEGYTAIPPGVEQGSVKAIVNVIESAGIDVLKVVDEPTAASYVLGITDGVVVDLGGGTTGISILEKGKVVFVADEPTGGTHMTLVLAGSYGVDFETAEDIKTDKKKEKEVFVQITPVLQKMASIVKKYIKDYKVKDVYLVGGACSFDGSESIFEKELGLNIYKPYMPVYITPLGIALAGMKD comes from the coding sequence ATGAATTTAGATAAAGCAAATAAATATATTAAAGATTTTGAAAAAACAATTAAAAAGCCAAAAACAAATTTTGATAAAAGTAAATTTTATGTTGGTGTTGATTTAGGTACTGCTAATATAGTAATAACTATTTTGGATAAAGATGGTAAACCTGTTGCTGGTGCTACTCAACGCTCAAGAGTTGTAAGAGATGGTATTGTTGTTGACTTTATGGGAGCAATAGGAATAGTTAGAAAATTAAAAGAAGATCTAGAAGAAAAATTAGGAATTGAAATTACAGAAGGTTATACTGCTATTCCTCCTGGTGTTGAACAAGGAAGTGTTAAAGCAATAGTAAATGTAATTGAATCAGCTGGAATAGATGTGTTAAAAGTTGTAGATGAACCTACAGCTGCCTCTTATGTTTTAGGAATTACAGATGGAGTTGTTGTTGACTTAGGAGGAGGAACAACTGGAATTAGTATTCTAGAAAAAGGAAAGGTTGTTTTTGTTGCAGATGAACCTACTGGAGGAACTCATATGACTTTAGTTTTAGCTGGAAGTTATGGTGTAGATTTTGAAACAGCTGAAGATATAAAAACTGATAAGAAAAAAGAAAAAGAAGTTTTTGTACAAATTACTCCTGTTTTACAAAAAATGGCTTCAATTGTAAAGAAATATATAAAAGATTATAAGGTTAAAGATGTATATTTAGTAGGTGGTGCTTGTAGCTTTGATGGAAGTGAAAGTATTTTTGAAAAAGAACTAGGCTTAAATATTTACAAACCATATATGCCTGTATACATAACTCCTCTTGGTATAGCACTTGCTGGTATGAAAGATTAA
- a CDS encoding HPr family phosphocarrier protein yields the protein MKSVKVHIKNKKGLHARPSSLFVQLVTKYDSDISVKSEDETVNGKSIMGLMLLAAEEGRELELIADGPDEDAMLEELVDLIEVKKFNEE from the coding sequence ATGAAATCAGTAAAAGTACATATAAAAAACAAAAAAGGATTACACGCAAGACCTTCATCTCTATTTGTACAATTAGTTACAAAGTATGATTCAGATATCAGTGTTAAATCAGAAGATGAAACTGTAAATGGGAAAAGTATTATGGGACTTATGCTCTTAGCAGCAGAAGAAGGCAGAGAGTTAGAATTAATAGCAGATGGACCAGATGAAGATGCTATGCTTGAAGAACTGGTTGATTTAATAGAAGTAAAAAAATTCAATGAGGAGTAA
- a CDS encoding bifunctional 4-hydroxy-3-methylbut-2-enyl diphosphate reductase/30S ribosomal protein S1, whose protein sequence is MEIIRAKHMGFCFGVLEAINVCNSLVEEKGRKYILGMLVHNKQVVEDMQRKGFKLVTEDELLEDMDELKEDDIVVIRAHGTSKSVHQKLKERKVRLFDATCIFVNKIRQEIEIANENGYSILFMGDKNHPEVKGIISFADDIQIFESFEEAKKLKIDIDKTYLLSTQTTLNKKKFEEIKKYFKENYKNVVIFDKICGATAVRQKAVEDLATKVEVMIIVGDTKSSNTKKLYEISKKLNDNSYLVENEEQLDLTIFRDKKVVGITAGASTPEETIMNIEKKIRGIYKMSNVNENQNEFLEMLEGFLPNQEKRVEGVIESMDQNFSYLDVPGERTAVRVRTDELKDYKVGDTVEVLITGLSEEDDDQEYITASRRKIEVEENWEKIEDSFKNKTILEAKVTKKIKGGYLVEAFLYAGFLPNSLSEISDNEEKVNGKKIQVIVKDIKVDAKDKKNKKITYSVKDIKTAEQEKEFAGLTVGQTVDCVVTEVLDFGLAVDINALKGFIHISEVSWKRLDKLSDVYKVGDHIKAVVVSLDEAKRNVKLSIKKLEEDPWATVANEFKVDDEVEGTVTKVLPYGAFVEIKPGVEGLVHISDFSWTKKKVNVAEYVKEGEKVKVRITDLHPEDRKLKLGIKQLVANPWETAEKDFAVGTTIKGKVVEVKPFGIFVEIADGIDAFVHSSDYSWVGEETPKFEIGNEVELKITELDLNDKKIKGSLKALRKSPWEHAMEEYKVGTTVEKKIKTVADFGLFIELTKGIDGFIPTQFASKEFIKNIRDKFNEGDIVKAQVVEVNKDTQKIKLSIKKIEIEEEKREEREQIEKYSTSSSEE, encoded by the coding sequence ATGGAAATTATTAGAGCAAAACATATGGGTTTTTGCTTTGGAGTTTTAGAAGCCATAAATGTTTGTAACTCTTTAGTTGAAGAAAAAGGAAGAAAATATATTCTAGGCATGCTTGTTCATAATAAACAAGTTGTAGAAGATATGCAGAGAAAAGGTTTTAAGCTTGTAACAGAAGATGAATTACTTGAAGATATGGATGAATTAAAAGAAGATGACATAGTAGTTATAAGAGCACATGGGACTTCTAAAAGTGTTCACCAAAAATTAAAAGAAAGAAAAGTTAGGCTCTTTGATGCAACTTGTATCTTTGTGAATAAGATAAGGCAAGAAATAGAAATAGCAAATGAAAATGGTTACAGTATCTTGTTTATGGGTGATAAAAATCATCCTGAAGTAAAAGGAATTATTTCTTTTGCTGATGATATTCAAATATTTGAAAGTTTTGAAGAAGCAAAAAAATTAAAAATTGATATAGACAAGACTTATCTATTGTCAACACAGACAACTTTAAATAAGAAAAAATTTGAAGAAATTAAAAAATATTTTAAAGAAAACTATAAAAATGTAGTAATTTTTGATAAAATATGTGGTGCTACAGCTGTTAGGCAAAAAGCAGTTGAAGATTTAGCAACAAAAGTAGAAGTGATGATAATAGTTGGAGATACAAAGAGCTCAAATACAAAAAAATTATACGAAATATCTAAAAAATTAAATGATAATAGTTACCTTGTTGAAAATGAGGAGCAGTTGGATTTAACTATTTTTAGGGATAAAAAAGTAGTAGGGATTACTGCTGGAGCATCAACACCAGAAGAAACAATAATGAATATAGAAAAAAAAATAAGGGGGATATATAAAATGTCTAATGTAAATGAAAACCAAAACGAATTCTTAGAAATGTTAGAAGGATTCCTACCAAATCAAGAGAAAAGAGTTGAAGGAGTTATAGAATCTATGGATCAAAACTTCTCATATCTTGATGTTCCTGGTGAAAGAACAGCAGTTAGAGTAAGAACAGATGAATTAAAAGATTATAAAGTTGGCGACACTGTTGAAGTTTTAATAACAGGATTATCAGAAGAAGATGATGACCAAGAATATATAACTGCTTCAAGAAGAAAAATTGAAGTGGAAGAGAATTGGGAAAAAATTGAAGATTCTTTTAAAAACAAAACTATCTTAGAAGCAAAAGTTACAAAGAAAATAAAAGGTGGATACTTAGTAGAAGCATTCCTATATGCTGGTTTCTTACCTAATTCACTTTCAGAAATTTCTGATAATGAAGAAAAAGTAAATGGAAAGAAAATACAGGTTATAGTAAAAGATATTAAAGTGGATGCAAAAGATAAAAAGAATAAAAAAATCACTTATTCAGTAAAAGATATTAAAACAGCAGAACAAGAAAAAGAATTTGCTGGTTTAACAGTTGGACAAACTGTTGACTGTGTTGTTACAGAAGTTTTAGACTTTGGTTTAGCAGTTGACATCAATGCTTTAAAAGGTTTTATCCACATTTCAGAAGTATCTTGGAAAAGATTAGATAAATTATCTGATGTATATAAAGTTGGAGATCATATAAAAGCAGTAGTTGTTTCATTAGATGAAGCAAAAAGAAATGTTAAATTATCAATTAAAAAATTAGAAGAAGATCCTTGGGCAACAGTTGCTAATGAATTCAAAGTAGATGATGAAGTTGAAGGAACTGTTACAAAGGTTTTACCTTATGGTGCTTTTGTTGAAATTAAGCCTGGTGTAGAAGGACTTGTACATATTTCTGATTTTAGCTGGACTAAAAAGAAAGTTAATGTTGCTGAATATGTAAAAGAAGGAGAAAAAGTAAAAGTTAGAATAACTGACTTACATCCAGAAGATAGAAAATTAAAATTAGGAATAAAACAATTAGTAGCTAACCCTTGGGAAACTGCTGAAAAAGACTTTGCTGTTGGTACAACAATTAAAGGAAAAGTTGTTGAAGTAAAACCATTTGGAATATTTGTTGAAATAGCAGATGGAATAGATGCTTTTGTTCATAGCTCAGATTATAGTTGGGTTGGAGAAGAAACTCCTAAATTTGAAATTGGAAATGAAGTTGAATTAAAAATAACTGAACTTGATTTAAATGATAAAAAGATTAAGGGAAGTTTAAAAGCTTTAAGAAAAAGTCCTTGGGAACATGCAATGGAAGAATACAAGGTTGGAACAACTGTTGAAAAGAAAATAAAAACTGTTGCAGACTTTGGATTATTTATTGAATTAACAAAGGGAATAGATGGATTTATACCTACTCAATTTGCTTCTAAAGAATTTATCAAAAATATAAGAGATAAATTCAATGAAGGAGATATTGTTAAAGCTCAAGTTGTTGAAGTAAATAAAGATACACAAAAAATAAAATTATCTATTAAGAAAATAGAAATTGAAGAAGAAAAAAGAGAAGAAAGAGAACAAATTGAAAAATATTCTACTTCATCTTCAGAAGAATAA